The Rhineura floridana isolate rRhiFlo1 chromosome 8, rRhiFlo1.hap2, whole genome shotgun sequence genome includes a region encoding these proteins:
- the LOC133390144 gene encoding TRPM8 channel-associated factor homolog isoform X1, translating into MSQMDPRSSYASLVQGVEFFDGTGDFNPCELLLTGDQAFPVLVSTKGQVLIAASQYREGRMVVTAHEAMLKLPQFLQVLKNSVEWLKPSPTAQVGIHRSLDELSELLLSNGVKVHPDASLGDSLGVYCIDAYDDTQANDLVQFVKRGGGLLIGGQAWHWSYQNGKEKVLGEFPGNRVTSVSGVYFTANVGENGIFPVPEKMPRVPLITQHGLDINSDLKTLLNGVTNFDMPSITPSHLLIHGKLAFPVGITDSFQSFVGAAYYGRGRLVVASHEQMLNIPPMETFLLNAVHWLTAGKGGKVGIGDDLQELYSILNQARIPCKLTNLKAGLSVYCCTAYSDREMERIHEFVSEGGGLLIGGQAWYWAYENPGASAIARYPGNKILKKFGIGIIGEGITILGESYPAKQASTVALSYHFGKALFQFKQHILSKQALLPPYYSWLKKLAQDCAIFLNIPAADSPPFVSVQEDMLEVVQIGGIPDVSASNPIKANSDEAILIDMAFALYNSLPDFQNLVPSLNPNLPNYPTAPPQTIWINGRNDGNEVWRSTGLYVPPAKTATLLFPSTAIGAKLQIQIGCHSDDLRDAKELLRPPVVIRRFEVDSQRMEVSSLWGGLLYIVLPENCSVGNISVTVEGASLAPYFKLGETRLSAWKNDICHYSAPWAELETENIILTVASDDVRTMDNPEILLNTWDEIMKAVAKLASIPSIFPRPERIVQDVQISAGLMHSGYPIMSDGEAVEETMDVQRMYTKGTWGPIHELGHNQQKSGWEFPPHTTEATCNLWSVYVNETVLNIPRERAHPELELSLRKERIENYIQHGAQLMDFTVWTALEPYLQLQEAFGWEPYIRIFAGYQTMGDIPDDNKAKMNLWAERFSQQVNKNLGPFFAAWGWPIEAELSEKLAGSFSLWREDPMKHYGSSQGSETFVLA; encoded by the exons ATGTCCCAAATGGATCCCAGAAGTTCTTATGCATCTCTGGTGCAAGGTGTTGAATTCTTTGATGGCACTGGAGACTTCAACCCTTGTGAGCTTCTGCTCACCGGAGACCAAGCTTTCCCAGTGCTCGTCAGCACGAAGGGGCAAGTGCTTATAGCCGCATCCCAGTACAGGGAAGGCCGCATGGTGGTGACGGCGCATGAAGCAATGCTGAAACTGCCCCAGTTCTTGCAGGTCCTTAAAAATAGCGTGGAGTGGCTCAAGCCAAGCCCGACAGCGCAAGTGGGCATCCACCGAAGCTTGGATGAGCTCTCTGAGCTGCTCCTCAGCAATGGGGTTAAAGTGCATCCAGATGCCAGCCTTGGGGACTCTCTTGGGGTCTACTGCATCGATGCCTATGATGACACGCAAGCCAATGACCTTGTGCAATTTGTAAAGAGAGGCGGGGGACTGCTCATTGGTGGGCAGGCCTGGCACTGGTCATATCAAAACGGCAAGGAGAAAGTGCTGGGTGAATTTCCTGGCAACCGGGTGACCAGCGTGTCTGGGGTATACTTCACTGCCAATGTAGGGGAGAATGGGATCTTCCCCGTGCCCGAGAAGATGCCAAGGGTCCCCCTGATCACCCA GCACGGATTAGACATTAACAGTGATTTAAAGACTCTTCTGAACGGAGTGACTAACTTCGATATGCCCAGTATAACCCCTTCTCACCTTCTTATCCATGGGAAACTGGCATTTCCAGTTGGCATAACTGATTCTTTCCAGTCGTTTGTTGGAGCCGCCTACTATGGCAGGGGACGCCTTGTGGTTGCCTCTCATGAACAGATGCTTAACATACCACCAATGGAAACTTTCCTACTCAATGCCGTCCATTGGCTTACTGCTGGAAAGGGAGGAAAGGTTGGCATCGGAGACGACCTCCAGGAGCTTTACTCCATATTAAATCAGGCCAGGATCCCTTGTAAGCTAACCAATCTTAAGGCCGGCCTAAGTGTGTACTGTTGCACAGCTTACAGTGACAGAGAGATGGAAAgaatccatgaatttgtctccgaAGGAGGTGGTCTCCTGATTGGTGGACAAGCTTGGTATTGGGCTTATGAGAATCCTGGCGCCAGCGCCATTGCACGGTATCCAGGAAACAAGATCCTTAAGAAATTTGGAATTGGAATCATTGGGGAGGGTATAACCATATTGGGTGAAAGCTACCCAGCAAAGCAGGCCAGCACTGTTGCTTTGAGTTATCACTTCGGGAAAGCGCTCTTCCAGTTCAAGCAGCACATTCTGAGCAAGCAAGCTCTACTGCCTCCGTATTACTCATGGCTCAAGAAGCTAGCACAAGATTGTGCCATATTCCTGAACATCCCAGCAGCCGACTCCCCACCTTTCGTCTCTGTTCAAGAGGATATGCTGGAGGTGGTCCAGATCGGCGGGATTCCTGATGTCAGTGCAAGCAACCCAATCAAAGCCAACTCTGATGAAGCCATTTTAATTGACATGGCGTTCGCGCTCTACAACAGTTTACCAGATTTCCAAAATTTAGTGCCCAGTCTGAACCCAAATCTTCCGAATTATCCTACAGCACCTCCTCAAACCATTTGGATCAATGGGAGGAATGACG GAAATGAAGTGTGGAGAAGCACCGGCCTCTATGTTCCCCCAGCAAAAACCGCCACCTTGCTCTTTCCATCCACTGCCATTGGAGCTAAGTTGCAG ATACAGATTGGTTGCCATTCCGATGACCTGAGAGATGCCAAGGAGCTGTTGCGTCCTCCGGTAGTGATAAGGAGATTTGAAGTTGACAGCCAGAGGATGGAAGTCTCCAGTTTGTGGGGTGGCCTGTTATACATTGTACTTCCAGAGAACTGTTCAGTGGGCAATATATCTGTCACTGTAGAAGGGGCTTCACTAGCTCCTTATTTCAAGCTAG GTGAAACAAGGCTATCTGCCTGGAAGAATGACATCTGCCACTACTCTGCTCCCTGGGccgagttagaaactgagaataTCATCTTGACAGTGGCCTCAGACGATGTGCGCACAATGGACAATCCAGAGATCCTGCTCAACACCTGGGATGAGATCATGAAGGCAGTGGCCAAGTTAGCATCCatcccttctattttccccagaCCAGAGAGAATAGTGCAAGATGTTCAAATATCTGCTG GTTTGATGCACTCTGGCTACCCCATCATGTCGGATGGGGAGGCGGTAGAGGAGACCATGGATGTGCAACGTATGTACACCAAAGGCACCTGGGGCCCGATCCACGAGCTGGGTCACAACCAGCAGAAGAGCGGATGGGAATTCCCACCCCATaccacagaagccacttgcaATCTCTGGTCTGTTTATGTCAACGAGACTGTGCTGAACATCCCGAGAGAGAGAGCCCATCCGGAGCTTGAACTGAGTCTGAGAAAGGAGCGGATTGAGAACTATATTCAACATGGAGCTCAGCTGATGGACTTTACAGTATGGACTGCCCTGGAACCCTATTTACAG TTGCAGGAGGCCTTTGGGTGGGAGCCCTACATCCGCATCTTTGCCGGATACCAAACGATGGGCGACATCCCAGATGACAACAAAGCCAAGATGAATCTGTGGGCAGAACGCTTCTCTCAGCAAGTCAACAAAAATCTGGgccctttctttgcagcctgggGCTGGCCGATTGAAGCGGAGCTCTCCGAGAAGCTGGCCGGATCTTTCTCCCTGTGGAGAGAGGATCCAATGAAACACTATGGTTCTTCCCAAGGAAGTGAAACATTCGTTCTTGCCTAG
- the LOC133390144 gene encoding TRPM8 channel-associated factor homolog isoform X2 has protein sequence MSQMDPRSSYASLVQGVEFFDGTGDFNPCELLLTGDQAFPVLVSTKGQVLIAASQYREGRMVVTAHEAMLKLPQFLQVLKNSVEWLKPSPTAQVGIHRSLDELSELLLSNGVKVHPDASLGDSLGVYCIDAYDDTQANDLVQFVKRGGGLLIGGQAWHWSYQNGKEKVLGEFPGNRVTSVSGVYFTANVGENGIFPVPEKMPRVPLITQHGLDINSDLKTLLNGVTNFDMPSITPSHLLIHGKLAFPVGITDSFQSFVGAAYYGRGRLVVASHEQMLNIPPMETFLLNAVHWLTAGKGGKVGIGDDLQELYSILNQARIPCKLTNLKAGLSVYCCTAYSDREMERIHEFVSEGGGLLIGGQAWYWAYENPGASAIARYPGNKILKKFGIGIIGEGITILGESYPAKQASTVALSYHFGKALFQFKQHILSKQALLPPYYSWLKKLAQDCAIFLNIPAADSPPFVSVQEDMLEVVQIGGIPDVSASNPIKANSDEAILIDMAFALYNSLPDFQNLVPSLNPNLPNYPTAPPQTIWINGRNDGNEVWRSTGLYVPPAKTATLLFPSTAIGAKLQIGCHSDDLRDAKELLRPPVVIRRFEVDSQRMEVSSLWGGLLYIVLPENCSVGNISVTVEGASLAPYFKLGETRLSAWKNDICHYSAPWAELETENIILTVASDDVRTMDNPEILLNTWDEIMKAVAKLASIPSIFPRPERIVQDVQISAGLMHSGYPIMSDGEAVEETMDVQRMYTKGTWGPIHELGHNQQKSGWEFPPHTTEATCNLWSVYVNETVLNIPRERAHPELELSLRKERIENYIQHGAQLMDFTVWTALEPYLQLQEAFGWEPYIRIFAGYQTMGDIPDDNKAKMNLWAERFSQQVNKNLGPFFAAWGWPIEAELSEKLAGSFSLWREDPMKHYGSSQGSETFVLA, from the exons ATGTCCCAAATGGATCCCAGAAGTTCTTATGCATCTCTGGTGCAAGGTGTTGAATTCTTTGATGGCACTGGAGACTTCAACCCTTGTGAGCTTCTGCTCACCGGAGACCAAGCTTTCCCAGTGCTCGTCAGCACGAAGGGGCAAGTGCTTATAGCCGCATCCCAGTACAGGGAAGGCCGCATGGTGGTGACGGCGCATGAAGCAATGCTGAAACTGCCCCAGTTCTTGCAGGTCCTTAAAAATAGCGTGGAGTGGCTCAAGCCAAGCCCGACAGCGCAAGTGGGCATCCACCGAAGCTTGGATGAGCTCTCTGAGCTGCTCCTCAGCAATGGGGTTAAAGTGCATCCAGATGCCAGCCTTGGGGACTCTCTTGGGGTCTACTGCATCGATGCCTATGATGACACGCAAGCCAATGACCTTGTGCAATTTGTAAAGAGAGGCGGGGGACTGCTCATTGGTGGGCAGGCCTGGCACTGGTCATATCAAAACGGCAAGGAGAAAGTGCTGGGTGAATTTCCTGGCAACCGGGTGACCAGCGTGTCTGGGGTATACTTCACTGCCAATGTAGGGGAGAATGGGATCTTCCCCGTGCCCGAGAAGATGCCAAGGGTCCCCCTGATCACCCA GCACGGATTAGACATTAACAGTGATTTAAAGACTCTTCTGAACGGAGTGACTAACTTCGATATGCCCAGTATAACCCCTTCTCACCTTCTTATCCATGGGAAACTGGCATTTCCAGTTGGCATAACTGATTCTTTCCAGTCGTTTGTTGGAGCCGCCTACTATGGCAGGGGACGCCTTGTGGTTGCCTCTCATGAACAGATGCTTAACATACCACCAATGGAAACTTTCCTACTCAATGCCGTCCATTGGCTTACTGCTGGAAAGGGAGGAAAGGTTGGCATCGGAGACGACCTCCAGGAGCTTTACTCCATATTAAATCAGGCCAGGATCCCTTGTAAGCTAACCAATCTTAAGGCCGGCCTAAGTGTGTACTGTTGCACAGCTTACAGTGACAGAGAGATGGAAAgaatccatgaatttgtctccgaAGGAGGTGGTCTCCTGATTGGTGGACAAGCTTGGTATTGGGCTTATGAGAATCCTGGCGCCAGCGCCATTGCACGGTATCCAGGAAACAAGATCCTTAAGAAATTTGGAATTGGAATCATTGGGGAGGGTATAACCATATTGGGTGAAAGCTACCCAGCAAAGCAGGCCAGCACTGTTGCTTTGAGTTATCACTTCGGGAAAGCGCTCTTCCAGTTCAAGCAGCACATTCTGAGCAAGCAAGCTCTACTGCCTCCGTATTACTCATGGCTCAAGAAGCTAGCACAAGATTGTGCCATATTCCTGAACATCCCAGCAGCCGACTCCCCACCTTTCGTCTCTGTTCAAGAGGATATGCTGGAGGTGGTCCAGATCGGCGGGATTCCTGATGTCAGTGCAAGCAACCCAATCAAAGCCAACTCTGATGAAGCCATTTTAATTGACATGGCGTTCGCGCTCTACAACAGTTTACCAGATTTCCAAAATTTAGTGCCCAGTCTGAACCCAAATCTTCCGAATTATCCTACAGCACCTCCTCAAACCATTTGGATCAATGGGAGGAATGACG GAAATGAAGTGTGGAGAAGCACCGGCCTCTATGTTCCCCCAGCAAAAACCGCCACCTTGCTCTTTCCATCCACTGCCATTGGAGCTAAGTTGCAG ATTGGTTGCCATTCCGATGACCTGAGAGATGCCAAGGAGCTGTTGCGTCCTCCGGTAGTGATAAGGAGATTTGAAGTTGACAGCCAGAGGATGGAAGTCTCCAGTTTGTGGGGTGGCCTGTTATACATTGTACTTCCAGAGAACTGTTCAGTGGGCAATATATCTGTCACTGTAGAAGGGGCTTCACTAGCTCCTTATTTCAAGCTAG GTGAAACAAGGCTATCTGCCTGGAAGAATGACATCTGCCACTACTCTGCTCCCTGGGccgagttagaaactgagaataTCATCTTGACAGTGGCCTCAGACGATGTGCGCACAATGGACAATCCAGAGATCCTGCTCAACACCTGGGATGAGATCATGAAGGCAGTGGCCAAGTTAGCATCCatcccttctattttccccagaCCAGAGAGAATAGTGCAAGATGTTCAAATATCTGCTG GTTTGATGCACTCTGGCTACCCCATCATGTCGGATGGGGAGGCGGTAGAGGAGACCATGGATGTGCAACGTATGTACACCAAAGGCACCTGGGGCCCGATCCACGAGCTGGGTCACAACCAGCAGAAGAGCGGATGGGAATTCCCACCCCATaccacagaagccacttgcaATCTCTGGTCTGTTTATGTCAACGAGACTGTGCTGAACATCCCGAGAGAGAGAGCCCATCCGGAGCTTGAACTGAGTCTGAGAAAGGAGCGGATTGAGAACTATATTCAACATGGAGCTCAGCTGATGGACTTTACAGTATGGACTGCCCTGGAACCCTATTTACAG TTGCAGGAGGCCTTTGGGTGGGAGCCCTACATCCGCATCTTTGCCGGATACCAAACGATGGGCGACATCCCAGATGACAACAAAGCCAAGATGAATCTGTGGGCAGAACGCTTCTCTCAGCAAGTCAACAAAAATCTGGgccctttctttgcagcctgggGCTGGCCGATTGAAGCGGAGCTCTCCGAGAAGCTGGCCGGATCTTTCTCCCTGTGGAGAGAGGATCCAATGAAACACTATGGTTCTTCCCAAGGAAGTGAAACATTCGTTCTTGCCTAG